GACGCAGCGCGCTTCATCTGGCGTTATCGAGATTGGCTCATCCGGGCGTTCAACGACGACATGCCTTATGACCAATTCTTGACAGAACAACTTGCGGGTGATTTGTTGCCCAATCCCACCGATGCCCAATACATCGCCACGGGGTTCCACCGCAACACAATGACCAACGACGAAGGAGGCACCGACAATGAGGAGTTTCGCATCGCCGCCGTTCTCGACCGCGTGAACACGACTTGGGAGGCGCTGATGGGCACCACATTTGCCTGCACCCAATGTCACGGACATCCTTACGAGCCATTCCGCCACGAAGACTATTACCGATTCATGGCGTTTTTCAACAACACCCGCGACGAGGATACTTGGGAAGATTACCCAGCCTTGCGCCACTTCACCATCGAAGCAGATAGCGTGAAGTATCTCAAGTTCGCTGGATGGCTTGGGGAAAACCTTTCACCTGAGAAGGCAGCCGAAATAAAATTGTTTGTCAAAACTTGGCAGCCGGCCATCTATTCCATCGCGGCAGATTCCTTTACCAATTGCGAGCTGTACGATACCAAATGGCTCACCATGCGCAACCATGCCGTAAGCCGCCTGAAAAATGTCGCGCTCGCCGGAAAAAACCAACTGCTCTGGCGCTATTGGAGCAACGTGAATGGCGGACGATGGACGGTCAGACTCGACCGACCCGACGGCCCGGTGTTGTTTTCGACCTTAGTGAAAAACACAAAAGGCAAGCGGGAAATCACGTCACTTGATTTTGATAACGAAGGGCTAAAAACCCACGACCTCTGGTTTTTTTACGAAAACCCCAACCTGAAAAAGCAGGAAGACACAGGGATGAGTTTCGATTGGTTTCACTTCTCCGAATCTTTTCCAGTCAAAAACAAAACAGTCGAGGCCGATTTCTGGCACCTGCTTCGTGCGGAATCAGCCTTCACGCCCATCATGCTCGAAAATCCAAAAGACATGATGCGCGAGACCCACGTCTTTGAACGCGGCAATTGGCTGGTGAAGGGAGCAAAGGTGACACCGGACGTGCCGGATATTTTTCCAAAATTCCCGGCAAACGCCCCCTCCAATCGTCTGGGGCTTGCGCAATGGCTTACCGATAAAAAACACCCGCTGACTGCCCGTGTCTTGGTCAATCGCCTTTGGGAACAAATGTTCGGGCACGGCATCGTGGAGACCCTTGAAGACTTTGGCTCGCAGGGCATAGCGCCCACTCATCCAGATCTGTTGGACTGGCTTTCGTGGCAGTTAATGAATGATTATCAATGGAGTATCAAACGGCTGCTCCGCGAAATAGTCTTGTCTGCCACCTATCAGCAGTCGTCCAAAACATCGCCGACACTACTTGAGCACGACCCTGAAAACCATCTATACGCTCGCGGTAGTCGGGTACGACTTGGAGCAGAGCAACTTCGAGACCAAGCGCTGCGAGTCAGCGACTTACTCTGCGAGAAAATGTACGGTGCAGGCGTTTACCCCTACCAGCCTCATGGTGTGTGGCAGTCCCCGTGGAATGGCACCTCTTGGCAACAAAGCGAAGGAGAAGACCAATATAGAAGGGCAGTTTACACATATTGGAAGCGCAGCAGCCCTTACCCTTCCATGCTCACTTTCGACGGCGTGGCGCGAGAAGTTTGTGTCGCTCGGCGCATTCGCACCAACACTCCCTTGCAGGCATTGGTTACACTCAACGACTCCGTTTATGTGGAGACGGCGTTGCATCTGGCCTTGAAAACATGGGATAAAAATGAAAATCGAGAGGCCAAGACGCTCATAGCAAGCCTTTATGAAAAAGCCACCGGACAACCCATCACGGCAGGCAAATTGGGGCATTTGCAAAAACTCTACGACACCGCGCTGCAAGCATATCGGGGCAACCCAGCCGCTCGCGGCGAAATGGTCGGCTGCGACCCGCGACACGACACACCCGAAAAAGCGGCGTTGGTATTGGTCGCAAATGCGGTGATGAATTTGGACGAATTCGTTATGAAGAACTGACCAGCGAATTTGTCTTCAAAAAAACACCTCAATTTCGCGCTGATACGCAGTCTTCAGCCAGCCATTTACCCGATGTTTGAATGTCCACCGGAAGAGAGGGTTGGGAGCCAGCCAGTTCAGACCCGCATCATAGATTTTAGGAGAAAGCGCCATCATCAAATGGTACAATCTGATTTCGGCATGTAGCCGACGATATATTTCGCGGTCGTAGTGCTTGAACTGCTCGGCATCAAAGCGCCTGTCCGTCAATGCTTTGTGGGCAAACTTCGCAGCGATGTATCCCGAAATCATGCCCGTCCCAATCCCTTCGCCGCTCGTGGGACACACCAAAGACGCGGCATCGCCCACCAACAAGTAGCCATCACCAAAGGCCTTTCGCCGACGCGACGCCAACGGCAGCCCCCAACCCACAGGCCTCTCCAAAGGTGTGGCGCTTTGAAAACGCGGCGCAATCACCGGGTCCTCCAGAATGAGTTTTTGGAAAATATCGCGCAACTTATGCCCCCCTTTTGCTGCCACTTTGCTCACCATACCATAACCTACATTGGCCTCACCATTGGGCAGCGGAAAAATATAAAAGTAAGACATAGGCAAGCGAGGCGGAAAATAGACTTCGATGAGGTTCTGAGGGGACATCTCCGCTACACCATGCCAGTATTGTCGCAGTGTGCCCGCATAGTGGCACCGGGCAATTTTTCGCTCGCCCAAATGCCTGAGCAACACCGAATGGTCGCCATCCGCTCCGATAAGCAAGGGCGCTCTAATTTCCAATTCCTCGCCCGACTGAGCAGAAGCCAATACCCGCCAAACATTACCATCTCGAACAAGATGCTTCACCGGGGTGCCTTGTCGAAAATCGGCGCAGGTTTCGTCAAACTTTTTCACCAAATACTCGTCAAAGTAAAGACGTTTGGCCGTCCAAAAGAGAGGGTGGGGTAGGGGGGCCTGCGGATGGGAGCGATGAACAAAATCAACACGGCGGCCATTCTGCGTTATGAATCGTGTGCCCCAACACGGAGTGAAATTTGGGTTGTTGGGGAGCTCATGCTCCACGATGTTAGGGTCGAGATGACGCAGCACCCGCACCACCTTGAGGTCGAGGCCATCGCCACAGACCTTGTCGCGGGGAAAAACAGCGGCATCCAAAATGAGGTGGGGAATGCCCATTTTCGCCAAAAAAAGAGAGGTGGTGGCTCCTGCCGGACCTGCTCCGATAATGAGAACGTCTGTTTTGAGTATGATGGACATAGAGGCGAAGGTAGGTGTGTTCTATAAAACCATTTTGCTGTCAACACAAATCAGCCCCGTCCGCTTCACTTGGTCGAGCAAGCCCTTGGAATATGAAGTGTTTTTTTAACAAACAACCCTTGCAACCATTTGAAAATCATGCAAATCAATCAAAGATATTCATGCCTTGCCCAATGGGCAGGCTCAAATCCTCTTTAATCTGGGGATATTCATCACATATCGGGCAGATTCGACGTTTCTTTGCCTGATTTTTTCTCAAGCAAATGGCCGAGCAGCCTCAAACACAAGATTCTCCAATGCAAAAAAGACCATTGCAGCGCATACTGGCGCTCTCGCAAATGGTGTGGCGGCGCATTGAAAACATCGTGTTTGGCATTGTGCTGACGCTCATCGTGTTGTACTTGGTTTTGCAAATGCCCGCAGTGCAAAACTGGCTGGTTCGCAAGGTGGTGGCCTACCTTTCTTCCGAATTGAACACCACCGTACAGGTGCGCAATATCAACATCAGTTTTTTCGACAATTTGGTGTTGGAAGGATTTTATGTTCAGGATTTGAAAGGCGACACCCTCCTCTACGCCGGCGAACTGGTCGCGGGGTTGAACACCAACGTTTTTACCTTGTTCAGCAACAAGTTGGAATTCAACGAAATAAGCCTCACAAAGGCACGCTTCAACATTCGCAGAAAAACGGGAGAATACCACAACAACCTGCAATTCATCCTTGACTATTTTGACTCCGAGCCTAAAACGCCGCCCAAGAAGCCCACGCCTTTTCGGGTTCGCATTCAAAATCTGCACTTAAGCGACGTAGAGTTTTTACAGGACGACGAAGTGCGAGGGCAACGAATGCATTTCAAACTGCCATCCGCCACCATTCGGGTCAACAATCTTGATTTGTCATCAAAAATCGTGGACGTTCGCTCAGCCGATATCAAGGGGTTGTCCTTTGCGCTGGAAGAAAGTCCCTCGAGGCCATTGCCCGAACGCGTCGTCCCCGTCGCGCAAGCCATAGCATCCGCCATTGACACCATCGAAAATGCACAACCCAAGAGACCATTGCGATTCTCCATTGGGCGCTTTTCGCTCACAGACGGGCGGTTTTCTTTGGACAAGTACGATGCGGTGCCGGATTATGTCCTTAGACCGGATGTGATGGATTATGAACATCTGAGAGTGCACGACATCAGCCTCCAAGCAGACAGCATTGTTTTCGACGACGACTTGGTGTTTCGCGGCATTCTCAAAAACTTGTCCGCCAAAGAAAAATCGGGTTTCCACCTAAGCCATGTGGAAGCAGAGAGGGTAGTGGTCTGCGACACATTGGT
This genomic interval from Saprospiraceae bacterium contains the following:
- a CDS encoding DUF1553 domain-containing protein gives rise to the protein MNLWLKRLRHKQILAAALLVAALFILPSLLKTNRIDYNTQVKPILNKKCISCHGGVKQKAGFSLMTRADALAPTESGKPAIVPGKPSQSELIRRIMSHDPEERMPYHEEPLLDEEIAILKQWIKEGAEWGTHWAYKPVERPEVPKPSRRLFGLLAPDKNDWAASDLDWFILARLKKEGLEPSERADKRTLLRRVSLDLLGLPAPDSLAERFLNDTSSAAYTQLVDSLLASPRFGERWAAVWLDLARYADTKGYERDAARFIWRYRDWLIRAFNDDMPYDQFLTEQLAGDLLPNPTDAQYIATGFHRNTMTNDEGGTDNEEFRIAAVLDRVNTTWEALMGTTFACTQCHGHPYEPFRHEDYYRFMAFFNNTRDEDTWEDYPALRHFTIEADSVKYLKFAGWLGENLSPEKAAEIKLFVKTWQPAIYSIAADSFTNCELYDTKWLTMRNHAVSRLKNVALAGKNQLLWRYWSNVNGGRWTVRLDRPDGPVLFSTLVKNTKGKREITSLDFDNEGLKTHDLWFFYENPNLKKQEDTGMSFDWFHFSESFPVKNKTVEADFWHLLRAESAFTPIMLENPKDMMRETHVFERGNWLVKGAKVTPDVPDIFPKFPANAPSNRLGLAQWLTDKKHPLTARVLVNRLWEQMFGHGIVETLEDFGSQGIAPTHPDLLDWLSWQLMNDYQWSIKRLLREIVLSATYQQSSKTSPTLLEHDPENHLYARGSRVRLGAEQLRDQALRVSDLLCEKMYGAGVYPYQPHGVWQSPWNGTSWQQSEGEDQYRRAVYTYWKRSSPYPSMLTFDGVAREVCVARRIRTNTPLQALVTLNDSVYVETALHLALKTWDKNENREAKTLIASLYEKATGQPITAGKLGHLQKLYDTALQAYRGNPAARGEMVGCDPRHDTPEKAALVLVANAVMNLDEFVMKN
- a CDS encoding NAD(P)/FAD-dependent oxidoreductase, translated to MSIILKTDVLIIGAGPAGATTSLFLAKMGIPHLILDAAVFPRDKVCGDGLDLKVVRVLRHLDPNIVEHELPNNPNFTPCWGTRFITQNGRRVDFVHRSHPQAPLPHPLFWTAKRLYFDEYLVKKFDETCADFRQGTPVKHLVRDGNVWRVLASAQSGEELEIRAPLLIGADGDHSVLLRHLGERKIARCHYAGTLRQYWHGVAEMSPQNLIEVYFPPRLPMSYFYIFPLPNGEANVGYGMVSKVAAKGGHKLRDIFQKLILEDPVIAPRFQSATPLERPVGWGLPLASRRRKAFGDGYLLVGDAASLVCPTSGEGIGTGMISGYIAAKFAHKALTDRRFDAEQFKHYDREIYRRLHAEIRLYHLMMALSPKIYDAGLNWLAPNPLFRWTFKHRVNGWLKTAYQREIEVFF